The genomic stretch TTACACAAATacatcgaatcacgcgtggtagggataagaataAGATGGCGCGTATCGGAAAAATGtaacgcgtaacgaaaaaatgttgcactaaatttttttccaaccccgataaagaagtttcacttcaataatatttcaatacaaagtataaaaaaaataactattcaCTATCAATTACCTAAAAACTTCATTAGACAATTAGTTATTGTATCTAGTAACAGGAAAGATTTAAATcgttcaaaattattatacgaagttataaatagaaaatatacattCAATAGATAACAAAATTCCctcaaataatacaatatctCTTTGTGACAAAGGATTTCTATACAGTGTACGGCAATCAATCGTAAAGGTGTCCCGTAGCGGTATCATGGCACTTCCCTTAACAAGAATTTACTCCATTATTGTGTTGGCctgaaatagatttttgcTAAAATTTACTGACATCCAGCCATCCATTCTTTAAAAACAGAATTTGTAAATACgggatattttattattctggTCTACGTTAATAGTGATTGATACCTGTAAACACAATTCAATTTGCAAAAAACATGTCAAGGTAAATTAGTTgattatttaagtacctacttagatatttttattgactcGGGACTAAATTAGTCCTAATTTAGTTTATACCACAgtttaaagaagaaatatcCTAAGTCCTAACtctagaatattatttatatagatatcttttatcttataagttaTCTACTCGTGACATAAAAAGTTGGGACTATAAACCACAGATCTAAAAAGAAATATCCCAGTAAAATTTAGACGCATTGCAGCAAAAGCGATAAAATCgctaaattaatataactggGACGGATGTTAAAACATTTGCCATTATGGGCGTCGGCGGTCGGATTACGGGGTGGCATAATTAAATTCTTCACAAAGCTTTTGAAGTCAGTCTACACTCCACGTCGCTTCCATTACAGGTAACAATGTGTTGGAAAAACATTGTCAAGCTATTCCATTCATTCGCTCAGACAGCTAGAAATTAACCTCTTTGTTGGTTCGCGTTTTTCGTTTTACTTCATACTAGATCCCTCCTAGGCTTTTGACCGAAGGATatcgtataatatttttaaaagcatcTATTATTTTAAGGTGAAATGAATATCAAGTTAACACGTGACAAAAATTCTCGCAACATTCTGAGGTGAGCATAAATAAAGATGCATAGACGAAAATTGTAAAACGTTTATTTACACACAGAAAAATCGTCATAAATAAAGTGTATAGcttataaaatctaaataactcTGTTACAGCACTATcacttaaaactaaattagattcaattatatttttaacgtacCTAAAATGCTTATCTGTTTTTGGCATCGTCCGTACTATCCACCGTTTTTGCTTCAGTAATCTCACTTTTGCCTTTATGTACAGGCGCTATTTCTATAGGTGGAGGCGTTATAGGTACAAGGCTGCCATCTTCTTCAGCAACTTTAAGTCCAATAGTTGCCCCCAATTTGGCACTCGCTTGCTTAAACGTATCAGATAATTTCACTTGAACAACGTTAATACACATGGAAGTCAAAGCTAAACCGAAGACTAGATACATTATGGAAGCCATCATGAACATTGGGTGATCTGGCACTAAATCTCCTAAACCTATCGTCGACATTGATACGAATACAAAGTAAAATGATTCAAAGAAATTCCAAGTCTCCCAAATGCTATAACCTACAGctcctataataatataaactactAGTATGAAGATTGCTACTGAAATTGGCAAGTTGAACTCATCGTCGATTTCAAATACAGATGGGGCAGGGGTGTCTGGGTCTCCATCGATTTCCGATTTTTGTTGACCAGGTTTTGGAGGTAAGGGTGGTGGAACATCACTCTGTTTTCTTTCTACTTTCGGCGGTGCAGCACCATCTGGCAGCGTCTCTATATCCTCTTCAGAAAATATTTGCGACGGCCGACGCACAACATCGTAGACTATATTCAGTCCTTTCATTACTtcctgaaaaattgagatcgTTCCATTTATTATGTGCTATAAAAGTTTGCTTTGGATTTGTAATAACGTTACGGGAACAATGAGCGAAATCGTTATTCATTTCTGTTTATGTCTTCGTAAAGAGGAATGCTCGTGTTACCTATTTAATGGTTTCTCGAAACATGTTTTATAATGCGAGTGAGATAATCAAAAAGGtttgtatacaattattatgtgAACGTGTTATTGTTTAAATGATTTCGAAGTTCTCAcgtgaatatttaaaagacGAGTTTGTGCTTCTAAATAAAGATActgagttataaataaaacattgtgcGTAGGTATGTGGAGTTTATAGAATAcgatttatagattttaaataaatggataGAATGGAtgtgttatatttaaaaatatcaacaatttatataattaaattgtaaaaatgtagATACTATGAGCTAAGATGAAACTAAAATCGTGGAATAAGTTTTTCAATTTCGTAgccaaaaaaaatacagaatgCATAAATGTTATGATAGTAATATGATTGTGTTTTTTCTACTTTTACATGTTATTCTTGGcaatgaaacatttttattaattaaataagtatgtagataatattatatgaaatagaattaattgaaattgttaattCAAAATCTGGGTTTGTAGAAAGTGTTTTACATCCAATGCTAAATTGCTTATAagttaatatttaagttagtAGAACTCTGGAACTtacacttatttaattaaattgttaaattaacattatatctatgaaaaatataaaataatgtattttaaaatatacctgCACTGGTCCCGTTCTCCTGACCCTCCTACAGCTTCTCGTATAATAGAATCTGCGTATATAAGCCCAAAAGAACTTTATGATCCTTGTAAATAGTTTTCCAAAATCAGCCAAGACTATAAGAAACAGCGGTATGCCAATTATAGCATAGACTATAGTTGCAACTCGGCCATACGTTGTTTTTGGAGCTATGTGACCATAACCTGAAAAAGattaccataaaatatatacttttgtatgaaaaaatgttttatacagTGCATCAGATGGGAATTGTTGTATTGGTGAATTAGAAATGAGAACAACTATAAATTGTGaacttgtattattttattttttatctcaattcaatatactttttttactCTAGGTTATAATGTAATTCCAATTCTTACCAATAGTCGTGATTAAAGTCATACAGTACACGAATGAGTTCATGAAATTCCAAGATCGTTGTCCACTATAAGACGTCACCCCTGCTTCATGTGCAGTATGCAATTGATCTTCAAATTCAAAGAGTTTCTTCCTAGCCATTGACTTCCAATCATCTTCTCTAAGATAATGACTTCCACGCCATAGACTCTCAATAAAATCACGTTTTACATTCCTAGTACTGCATTTGTaagcattttcaaatgaaccTTCCAAAGACTTGAACATCATACCTCCTGAACCACacataataatcaatattaacaTATCACATATACACTTGTTtcttagtatttttaatttctcccAATCGTTGCGATACTCATATTTGAACTGTTGCCAATTagctataaatttaaatctcGATAATTTAGGTTTTACGTTTCTATCGTCTTTCGTTAGTTTAGAAGATTTTTTAGCTTCTTCGTTTTTAGATGCTATATTTGAATCTTTTTTGGCGTCTACAATAGAACGCTTTCTTAAAACAGATTTGGGCTCTTTATAATTGTCGTCAAAAGTACTCtgattcaaaattatattcgCCTTTGCATCAAATTTATCTTCTCTTTGGCTTAAGAGGTTAAGCTTGCGAGTTAATTCAGCGGACCTTTCTAAAAGATCAAACTCATATTCGTTTTCACTTGGTGAAGACGAATAGCAACTAGATGTATATTCAGACTGGCTAGCATCAACATAGCCCGAACTTTGTCTGCTGTGCTTTTTATGTCCAACCTCCACTTTTTTGCTTGTCAAGCCTGATAAAATTTCACGGTCACTTATGATCTGGATCGTTTTAGGGCATGATATGCCTCGTGTGCCTCTCAAATTAACAGGTGTTTTATTTGGAGTTTGCAAAGTTCTACTATACTTTTTGTAATCGGGCGGTACTCTCGGGTCTTCTTTAGGAATTGACAAGCTTCTAGCTCTAGCTTTTTGCATTAGTTCAATTATTTCTAGACTAGTCTGACTCATTCCTGTACCAGTTTTGTCGACTGATACATCTTCAACTCTATTAACTGAGTGTGAACGATTCGCTCTAGGAGACTTGTTTTTTATGAAACGGCGTGGTGTTGGAACCACCTTACGCTTGGTACTACTTCCATTCACATTCTGTTGATACATTTGATCTTCACTCATTTCACTCTCACTTGTTTTACTCTGTAAACGTCATTATGATCATTAGTATCAAATCTATTGTATGTATTTCGATAGTTTCGTATCTATTATGATTTTACCAGTAAGAAATACAgtattattgataatattattatggcaattatgaataataatttaacatataCACTGACCGCAAATCGTGATGCTGATTTACTTCTAGCTGGCTTTACTGGAGGAACCTTACTCTGGGGCTCTGGTTGTTTGCTctgtatttgtttatttagtaTTGGTTTAGCTTCTGATGGCAATTTTTTACTCGGCGTTCTACAAACTCGTTCTCGAACTTCTACAACTGGTTTTTGATCTTGACTCAACTTTTTACTCGGAGTTCTTTCTACTTGTATAACCCTGGTTACTATCTCACCAGAAGTAGGTGTCGGAACGTCAGATACTTTAACGGGCGAAGGTTTCTTAGTttgtttttcttctttttctttattagctttctcttcttctttattttttggCTTTGGTGGTTTTTGTTTATCAATTggtttttcttcatttttttCATCTGAGTAAACCATTTCCTCTAATTTTTTTGGTGTTGAAGGCAATGAATGTGGGAATTCTTTCTCTTTCGGTGAAATTCCAGCAGTGCCTGGTGGTGATAAAGAATTTCTAGAAGATATTAGGGGCTCAGTTGATGCTAATGTTAGGGAGCCTCGGCGATTTGAGTCTTCGTCTTTTGGGCtaacaatataatttgtacTCAACAATTTGTTTGAAGGATCTATAAAACTACCTTTCCGTTCTAAATGAGTGCCTTCTTCTTTATCGGGTAAAGCAAATGGAGATATACTCCTTCTTCTCCTTTCATTAGCTTCCATTGCTCTTGCTTCAAGAATTTCATCAGTGTCTAAATCATACACAGGGTCTTTTTCATTTGCCCTTTCTTGTACCAAACGTCTCATTTCTTCATATGTATTATCAGCTTCAATTTCTCGTGATGTTCTTTGTGGTCCAAAATCCTCATCATCTGAAGTCGGAGTATCTTCGTGAGGAATAGATGCTCTACTGGGTTCTGGTGTTTTTTCTCGCTGCCTCGCATTTTGACCCCtgtttttagaaatatttctTCGTTTTCGTATAGACATAGCCGGTCTCTCAACTGTGTCGTCCATTTCGTCGTCCTCTTGTTTTGTAGATACTTTTGCACCAGTAATTGTTTGTGTTCCTGATTCAGTTTTTATGGATGGTACCGTCAATGAGATGGTAACTTGCGGATTCTCTTCTTTTTCATTCATAACCACAAAATGCGTGCGACAGCtcctggaaaaaatatataccactCGTGTGAATTGAATCAATTGTgaactaaaataaacacaaaaagtCAATATGCTATGAGATACCCGTAGCCCTTCTAATTGGCAAACGATATAACATCTCGTGCCAATATATGGTGTTGACAGAAAGGTGCATGGTTACATAGATAGCATATTTAAGATGATACAATAAACTGACTTACCATTTTGTACAGTCGCATCCAGAAACTGCTAAATCACAATCGGGGTCAAAACAGTCTAATAAAAGATTCTATTTTAATACTGCAGTCGCTAGAAACGTTCACAATAACAACGCGCCCGGGGGTAATTTATGTAACAATATTGTGAAGTGTAACGTTTCAATGTGAAGAATAATTCTCTTATATAAATGACTTTgagttaaaaagtaaaattttcgAAGCCGATAACGTTCAGTGCGCAAGAGCACCGGGCTAAAGTGCGCCAAGCGGCCGGGCAAAGTTCCAAATTTAAAACAGCTACATAATGTGTTTGATGTGTGCGTGAAAATATCATTGAGGGAATCTTGACACCGAACCTAAGTCTAGGACATAATTTGTCTATGATCATTTGCATCAACAATACATGCgcacgtaattattaattattgttacaagGAATATTTCATAGCACAGTGAACTTAGGGTACCTAAaccaaacatttttattaccataagcaataattaatcaatatacggagtactatttttttttctacgaagaaaataaaatataacgattcaaacattgtattgtatttcTAAATCGAAAACGAACCAATGTATAAAAGGCTATGCTGAAGCCATATCTTTTTGTATCTAATGTAAAAGGATTGTGCCGACGGTAAATCTGGTAagagaatataaataaaaattgcttcTTTTACTTTGAACACATCGAATGCAACTGcgattgaaaatatattttcccttttattttataaattgcacCACTTTTCATACGCCTGCGAAATGAAATATGTCGAGAGGTAAGTTTTgctacaat from Colias croceus chromosome 24, ilColCroc2.1 encodes the following:
- the LOC123702672 gene encoding muscle M-line assembly protein unc-89-like, with the translated sequence MNEKEENPQVTISLTVPSIKTESGTQTITGAKVSTKQEDDEMDDTVERPAMSIRKRRNISKNRGQNARQREKTPEPSRASIPHEDTPTSDDEDFGPQRTSREIEADNTYEEMRRLVQERANEKDPVYDLDTDEILEARAMEANERRRRSISPFALPDKEEGTHLERKGSFIDPSNKLLSTNYIVSPKDEDSNRRGSLTLASTEPLISSRNSLSPPGTAGISPKEKEFPHSLPSTPKKLEEMVYSDEKNEEKPIDKQKPPKPKNKEEEKANKEKEEKQTKKPSPVKVSDVPTPTSGEIVTRVIQVERTPSKKLSQDQKPVVEVRERVCRTPSKKLPSEAKPILNKQIQSKQPEPQSKVPPVKPARSKSASRFASKTSESEMSEDQMYQQNVNGSSTKRKVVPTPRRFIKNKSPRANRSHSVNRVEDVSVDKTGTGMSQTSLEIIELMQKARARSLSIPKEDPRVPPDYKKYSRTLQTPNKTPVNLRGTRGISCPKTIQIISDREILSGLTSKKVEVGHKKHSRQSSGYVDASQSEYTSSCYSSSPSENEYEFDLLERSAELTRKLNLLSQREDKFDAKANIILNQSTFDDNYKEPKSVLRKRSIVDAKKDSNIASKNEEAKKSSKLTKDDRNVKPKLSRFKFIANWQQFKYEYRNDWEKLKILRNKCICDMLILIIMCGSGGMMFKSLEGSFENAYKCSTRNVKRDFIESLWRGSHYLREDDWKSMARKKLFEFEDQLHTAHEAGVTSYSGQRSWNFMNSFVYCMTLITTIGYGHIAPKTTYGRVATIVYAIIGIPLFLIVLADFGKLFTRIIKFFWAYIRRFYYTRSCRRVRRTGPVQEVMKGLNIVYDVVRRPSQIFSEEDIETLPDGAAPPKVERKQSDVPPPLPPKPGQQKSEIDGDPDTPAPSVFEIDDEFNLPISVAIFILVVYIIIGAVGYSIWETWNFFESFYFVFVSMSTIGLGDLVPDHPMFMMASIMYLVFGLALTSMCINVVQVKLSDTFKQASAKLGATIGLKVAEEDGSLVPITPPPIEIAPVHKGKSEITEAKTVDSTDDAKNR